The proteins below come from a single Bacteroidia bacterium genomic window:
- a CDS encoding penicillin acylase family protein, whose product MKRFFFLAIGILVVQFVFSQNKKPITTIDPSKIDIVRDSFGIPHIFAKTDAEVAYGLAWATAEDDVDNAQFMLSTMCGRLGQRQGVDGAKIDFAVQFLGVVDYVDKVYEKEIPDDFKKVLEGYAAGANAYFYAHPEKLWNKKLLPIRPQHLVAGYMLGMALMGGVEGTVRRMVDGTIIHDMPKPEDGIGSNAFAFNSLKTKNGSTFLAVNAHQPIEGLLSWYEAHVCSEEGWNIIGALFHGSTTIFLGTNENLGWAHTTGQLDEIDTYKLTMHPKKKYWYKFDGQWKKLETHRAKMHVGLGKKHKFVITVRKKYWTSVYGPTMKNEHGFFSLRMPALIQPKTSLQWYRMNKARNFTEFKKALQVQGLSRQNITYADKNDTIFFISNGLIPLRNKHYNWKKVLPGDTSATLWNSYLPIDSLAQFLNPECGFVFNTNNAGYEATCSTENGTLEMYNKGIGYEPEFNNRSLRFYELMNEKYANTFIDFEDFKKIKFDYTFPKHITYRGQFWLDNIFKLDPGKYPDIADAINRIKAFDHEADTMDRNASIFMFTIYKMLNGPHERLKDLDKDAKKMEETFVACIREAQAHLITYFGSIDQPLGKVQVLERGGKYVGLNGGPDAIRAVFGHIQSDGRIRMVAGDGYMQLVEFKKDGPHINSISPYGASSFSSSKHYNDQMHAFGRHELKRMTLDKKEIYKNAKRIYHPQL is encoded by the coding sequence ATGAAACGATTTTTCTTTTTGGCAATTGGTATCTTAGTTGTTCAATTTGTATTTTCTCAGAATAAGAAACCAATAACTACTATTGATCCCAGCAAAATTGATATTGTAAGAGATTCATTTGGGATTCCCCACATTTTTGCAAAAACGGATGCTGAGGTTGCTTATGGATTGGCCTGGGCAACGGCTGAAGATGATGTAGACAATGCCCAATTCATGCTTAGCACTATGTGCGGTAGATTAGGACAAAGGCAAGGAGTTGATGGCGCCAAGATTGATTTTGCTGTTCAGTTTTTAGGGGTTGTTGATTATGTTGATAAGGTTTATGAAAAGGAAATTCCGGACGATTTTAAAAAGGTATTGGAGGGATATGCAGCAGGAGCCAATGCCTACTTTTATGCCCATCCTGAAAAATTATGGAATAAAAAACTACTTCCAATTCGTCCGCAGCATTTAGTGGCCGGTTATATGTTAGGAATGGCTTTGATGGGTGGAGTAGAAGGTACGGTGAGAAGAATGGTGGATGGAACTATTATTCATGATATGCCAAAACCTGAAGACGGAATTGGATCGAATGCCTTTGCTTTTAATTCTTTAAAGACAAAAAATGGAAGCACCTTTTTGGCTGTTAATGCCCATCAACCCATTGAAGGCCTTTTGTCGTGGTATGAAGCGCATGTTTGCAGTGAAGAAGGTTGGAATATTATTGGTGCCTTGTTCCATGGTTCAACCACCATTTTTTTAGGAACCAATGAGAATTTAGGTTGGGCGCATACCACCGGGCAATTGGACGAAATCGATACTTATAAATTAACTATGCATCCTAAAAAGAAGTACTGGTATAAGTTTGATGGTCAATGGAAAAAGCTGGAAACCCATCGAGCCAAAATGCATGTTGGATTAGGAAAGAAGCATAAGTTTGTAATAACGGTTCGAAAAAAGTATTGGACCAGTGTTTATGGACCTACCATGAAGAATGAGCATGGTTTTTTCTCGCTTCGAATGCCGGCACTGATCCAACCCAAAACTTCTCTGCAATGGTATCGAATGAACAAAGCCAGGAATTTTACTGAATTTAAAAAAGCACTCCAAGTTCAGGGTTTATCCAGACAAAATATTACCTATGCAGACAAAAATGATACTATTTTCTTTATTTCAAACGGGTTGATTCCTTTACGAAACAAGCATTACAATTGGAAAAAGGTTTTACCCGGAGATACCTCAGCAACTTTATGGAATAGCTACTTACCCATTGATAGTTTGGCTCAATTTTTAAATCCGGAATGTGGTTTTGTTTTCAATACCAACAATGCCGGTTACGAGGCTACCTGTTCCACTGAAAACGGAACCTTAGAAATGTATAACAAAGGAATAGGGTATGAGCCGGAATTTAATAACCGTAGTTTACGTTTTTATGAGTTAATGAATGAAAAATATGCCAATACTTTCATTGATTTTGAAGATTTCAAAAAAATAAAGTTCGATTATACTTTTCCAAAGCATATTACTTACAGAGGCCAATTTTGGTTGGACAATATTTTTAAGTTGGATCCAGGCAAATACCCTGATATTGCAGATGCAATAAATCGGATCAAAGCATTTGACCACGAAGCGGATACCATGGACAGAAATGCTTCAATTTTTATGTTTACCATATATAAAATGTTGAATGGTCCACATGAACGTTTAAAGGATTTGGATAAGGATGCTAAAAAAATGGAAGAAACCTTTGTTGCTTGTATTCGGGAGGCTCAGGCACATTTGATAACCTATTTTGGTAGTATTGATCAACCTTTGGGTAAAGTTCAGGTGTTGGAAAGAGGAGGGAAATATGTGGGATTAAATGGAGGTCCGGATGCGATACGCGCCGTTTTTGGACATATTCAGTCTGATGGCAGAATACGAATGGTTGCAGGTGATGGCTATATGCAATTGGTAGAATTTAAAAAAGATGGCCCCCATATCAATTCAATCAGTCCTTACGGAGCCAGTAGTTTTTCAAGCAGCAAACATTACAATGATCAAATGCATGCCTTTGGTAGACATGAATTGAAAAGAATGACTTTGGATAAAAAGGAAATCTACAAGAATGCCAAGCGGATTTACCATCCGCAATTGTAA